DNA from Candidatus Bathyarchaeia archaeon:
TTTCCTCAACGCGACAGCTTGAGTCTGCTTTTCAGCTTCTCTTTCATCTATTTTGTGAAGTCGAATATTGAATTATGTTTTAAGATAATATAGGAAGGAATCTATTATTCTAAGCTTCAACGAATAGAGCGTTTTTAGCAATAATGATCGCTCTAGTTATCTAGTGTAAATTGGGTGGTAAAGTATTTAAAGGGAAGTGTTCTTTGATGGGCTATTTGATAAAAATTACGTGTTTAAGGTTTTGAAAGTGTTCGTCTCCTGTTACAATTTCAGCTTTTTTCATTAGTCCTGTTGTGTAAACTATGGAATCGGCTAATCCCCAGCCCTTCACTTTCTTCTTCATGCTAACATCTATCTTGGCAGATTCTATGGCTGTCTTTTCGTCAAGGAAGGCTAAGGCGCTTTTCTCTTTAATGAACGTTCTCTGTTTTTCAGCTAATTCTTCGTCCTCTGTTTTGAAGATTTTCGCGTATATTTCTGCAAGGCAGATGGTTGGGGTTATCTTTTCCTCAGGCCCCTCTATTAATGGTTTAACTTTCTCCCCGGCTTTTGTCCCCATGAAGTATTCCATCCACGCGTACGAATCTATTAAATATTTCACGGCCGCTCCCGGTGGTCTCTTAAATCCTTAATGTCTATTTTCTTCATGACTCCAAACATGCTTTCCCTCTTTAAGAAGTGGTCAATTAATATTTTGTTTATCTCGCTTGAAATGTTTCTAGCTCCTGCTTTTTGTTTAAGGAATTGATATACGTCTTCTCTCAGAAGGATTGTAGTTTTTTTAGCCATAGACACCACCATAAACATATACGCCCTCTCCTTATAAACATTCAAAACCTGTTATTTTAAGACGAATTCCCAATGAAGCGCGATCATAAATCAGAAAAACAACTATCGCGCAAATCCCGTCGTAAAGCTTAGCCAAGTAAGTATGGCAAAAAATAAAAATAGCAAAGCATATGGCTTATTTAGGGGAGTTCTTTCCTTCAAATACGTTCGCGCATAGGAAGAGATGGTTATGTTCAGATATAGGTGTAGGTGGGGTCGGGTCTCCGGTCCTGGCCGACCCATGAAACCTCGACTCATAGGGATGAAGCCAGCCGTCAGAGCTTTCATTCCAACAGTGGAGACGGAGCCTTCGATCATGAGAAGCCCCATAGTCTTGGATGTCGATGAGTTTGAAGCGGTGAGGCTGATAGATTACGAGGGGCTTACCCAAGAAGAAGCCGCTCGTCGAATGGAGGTTTCCAGGGGCACCGTCTGGCGTTGCATCGACAGTGCCCGGAAAAAGATAGCGTCCATGTTAGTTGAAGGCCGAGAGCTACTCATCGAAATTTAACAAATGTTAAGGATATGAGCTCAAAGCTTTCTTCCACTCATTTTAGGCCTTTCATATCATATCAGGGTCCGCGATGGGTTTAAGGCCTGAAGGATCCTGAAACCGATCTACGCTGTTTCCTTCACCGAGTCTCCAATGCCAAGGTGATCCACTGCGAGGGTGAAATACTTTTTGAATTCGGTAGTTAGGGAAGTTAAATGCTCTTCGAAATGATTCCTGTTCAGGGGCTGAGGTAGCTCTTCATAGTAGTGGGGGTATGTTCAAATTTTTCGGATGAATTCGAAAAGTTAGAATATGACGCCTTAACCGGGTTGCAGGCGGTTACTCATACTCGCCCAGGTTTTCCCCAGAGCTCTTCCAAGCAAGAAAGCATATAATCGCGTAAGCGTGGTGGATTAAATTTTATGGGGGCGGTGCCGCCGCTCTTTGAGGTGTTCCCATCCGATAGGTTGGACCTTCCTTCTTCCCCCGTTCGTTGATAAGAAGATCCCTGGCGCTTCAACGGCCTCGCCCATCTTATGTAATCGTCCCTTCGCGTTCTCTACGGCCTTCACCGCCTCCTTCCATCGACTCCTTTTAACTGTTACGACGAGGTTATATTCCTCTCCGCCGTAGAGGGCTAGCTGATATGGGTCTAGGTGAAACATCTCAGCGAACCTTAATACATCTTCGCTTATGGGAATGGATGTTAACTGAAAACCCACTCCACTAGCTACGGAAAGCTCGTGGATCGACCATGCCAGCCCGTCGCTGGAGTCGATGGAGGCGTTGATGCACATGGATTCTTTGAGGGCTATGCCCTGTTTTAAATGGGCTTTAGGCTCGTAAACCGATTCTAGGAGGCGTATCTTCAGGTAGTCAGGTGGAGTTAGCCCCTCGAAAAGTATCTTGAAGGAGGCCGCTGTTTCCCCGAATGT
Protein-coding regions in this window:
- a CDS encoding DUF134 domain-containing protein, with product MFRYRCRWGRVSGPGRPMKPRLIGMKPAVRAFIPTVETEPSIMRSPIVLDVDEFEAVRLIDYEGLTQEEAARRMEVSRGTVWRCIDSARKKIASMLVEGRELLIEI
- the thiL gene encoding thiamine-phosphate kinase; translated protein: MGIAMVSEREIIQIIRGYLKESPRSTTPFGDDVSTLRVEGRLLAVVKVDMFVRETDAVPGMSLSQMARKAIVSTVSDFASKGVQPLALMSSMALPPSVSSNDVAELASGLCSAAEEYGTYVVGGDTNQASDLIIDIAGFGLAEEPIMSRSDARPGDILATTGTFGETAASFKILFEGLTPPDYLKIRLLESVYEPKAHLKQGIALKESMCINASIDSSDGLAWSIHELSVASGVGFQLTSIPISEDVLRFAEMFHLDPYQLALYGGEEYNLVVTVKRSRWKEAVKAVENAKGRLHKMGEAVEAPGIFLSTNGGRRKVQPIGWEHLKERRHRPHKI
- a CDS encoding type II toxin-antitoxin system VapC family toxin, translating into MKYLIDSYAWMEYFMGTKAGEKVKPLIEGPEEKITPTICLAEIYAKIFKTEDEELAEKQRTFIKEKSALAFLDEKTAIESAKIDVSMKKKVKGWGLADSIVYTTGLMKKAEIVTGDEHFQNLKHVIFIK